CGTGGTGAACGCCGTAGGCGGGGCGGGGAATATCGAAATCGCGATAGCCACCCGGGTCCCCGGACAGCCCGCACTCGGCCGCCTTGATGATGTTGTAGGTCTCGCGCGCACTGACGTAGTGGAGTTTCCAGTGCTCGCCATCGTTGTAGCGCGACTCCATGTACGCGTACGCCTCATCCATCGCGCTCCCCAGCAGCGTGTCCATGTCCACCTCCTCGGCGCCGTGGGTGTGCACCTTGACGATGATCCACTCCGGCCGCCCGGCGACGTGGATCCCGGTCTTTACCCAGCCGTCGATCCGCTCGCGCGTGGGCGGAGCACCGGCGCGTACATCGGCGTTCTCGATGCGCGGAAAGATGCCGAACTTGCGGTCCTTCCACCGCAAGCCCAGCGGCCCCTGGATGATCATCAGGTCGCCTTCGCCGACCCCGCCGGTCCGCACCCGCACCCCGGTGTCATGCGACTTGGACCGGGCCGGATCGCCGGTGGCGTAATAGATGCTGTTGATGGTGCGCGTCTGGCACGGGTCCGGCGCTGCGGGCAGGGTGAAATCGGCGTAGCACCCCTGCTCGCGCAGGATGACCAGCTCGTTGCTGACCCCACAATGGCGCCCGCTGGGATGCGAGTTGTCCAGCGCCCAGTTGCCGTGGATGAACGCCCAGCGCGGCTGGCCGGAGAACGGGTCGCGCGGCAGCGCGTCGTGGCGTCGGGCAAGCAGTTCAGTGAAGCCGGACAGCGTCCCCCGCAGGCCGGCCTCGGTTTCGTTGTCGTGATGCAGGTGGATCTCGATCTCGCCCAGTCCCTGTCGGCACAGATCCACCAGCGCATCGATGTGTTCGGGCCGGTACTCCTCCTCCGGGTAGAAAAAGGTGTGCACGGGCGGCCGACCGTCGGCATCACGATGGCCCGCGCACAGCGTTGGCAGGTCCCGGCTCCAGCGCGCGACACGGGCGCGCTCCACCGCCAGGCCCGGGCTCTGCCAGCCGGGCTCAAAATGATCAACGAAACAGAACAGCAGGTGCCGGGTGGTGCCTGCGGCGACCGGCTCGCGCCAGTCCTGGCGCAGGTACGCCCACAGCCAGCCGGTGACGTTGCGCTTGCGGATCAACAGTGCCCCGTAGGTGATCGCCGCGAGCATCAACGCCAGGGTGGCAAGCCACGGTGCCATGGAAAGCCAGCGGCGTTGCCTGGTGGGCAGGACTTCCGAAAATGGTGCCATCGCGAGAAGCGCTGAGCCGGCGGCTGTCGCGCGTCGCGCTCCCCCTGGAAGCAGGGTCATGGGCACGACCCCCGCCGCGGCGGGTGCGACGCTCTGGAACGCGCCAATGCTGTAGGGCGGGGTCCGTTTCACGCCCTCGATGTCATCGCCGATGTCCGCCACGATGGTGCCGGCACCGACCGCAGGGCTTTCTGCCAGCGGCTTGCCATCGTCATCCAGCGGGAACACGGCCTGCACGCTGTCGGTATCGGAGCCGGTGGCCTTGCGCCATTGCGCCAGCGAGCCTGCGGCAGCCGGCAAAAATCCGGTCCCGGCCCGGTTGTCCACGAACCGGCAACCGGCGTCCTCGAAGCCGTTCCAGTTGCTCCCCGGCGAGCCGTCCAGGCCCTGCAGCCCGCCCAGCTCCTCCGACTGCCGGATCTCGATGCAGGTACCGCCCTGCATCCGCACCAGGTTGTTGAGCAGGCGCGGATTGACACTGGGCGGGCGCCCCGCGTGGGAGCCCCAATCCTGGAAACTGATGCCGAAATAGAGCGCCGCATGGCCGGTCCGGCCCGCGTCGATGATCGTGTTGTTGGCGACGAGCGCATCCTTGGACGCATACAGCCCGATGCCCGCATACGCTGTGTTGCGGACCACGTTGTTGCGCACGATCCCGCGGACGGATTCGTAGTAACGCGGATTCCTGCCGATATCGAAGTACTCCGGGCTGGTGTCGAAACCCACCAGGATCCCGGCGACACCCGTGTTTTCGATCCGGTTGCGTTGGATGACCACGTCCGCGGCGCCACCCTTGAAGTACAGGCCGGTGGTCGCGATGTCATGGATCCAGCTGTCCTCCACCAGCATCGAGGAGCCGTTGACGTTGTCGATGCCGTCCGCGTTCATGTCCTCGGTCGGCGTGCCCGGCGGATAGATCGCACCGGTGTTGCGAATCTCGGTGCGTCGCACCGTGACGTTGTTCGACTGTGGGGTGATCTTGATGCCATCACGGCCGGTATCGCGGATCAGCAGGTCCTCAAGGAGGATGTTGGACGCACCGGTGTTGCCGGTGACATCGCCCTGGGACCAGTTGGTCTGCATCATCACGCCGTAGACGGCGCCCCCGCTGATCTCCAGGTTTCTCAGCGTGCTGCCCGACGCGGCCGGGTCGATCTGGATGGCCACGCTGTCGGGCGTGTGGATGTCGCAATGCACATGCGCGCGCTCGCCGGGGTAGGACTGCAGCGTCAGCGGCACCCTCAGGCGTACATCGCATTCCTCGTAGGTGTTCTCTCCCGCTGGCCCGCGCAGCACGATCGTGTCACCCGCCCTGGCAATGCCTTCGTTTTGCGCCAACAGGTGCTTGATGGTGCGGAACGGCGACTGCAACCGGCCATCACCGGTGGTGTCACTGCCGGAGGTGGACACGAACCATTCCGCGGCGGCAGCCGGCTGCGCGAGCAAACCGGCGAGGCATGCAAGTCCGGTCAACATGGCGGCAAACCGGCGGTCCGCCCTGCCGCGCTGGCCGTCGCGGTGGCAGCCTCGTCTGCCAAGCCACGGCGACGGGAGCGGGATCGGGGGTCGCTGCGCCTTGTGCATGATTTCAACAACGGCGATTGCAAGCATTCCCGGCCTCGCCCCGGGGCCGTTCAAACGCGGACGGGCCGGCGTTGCCGGTATCCGGGCGTTTCGCCGTTGTTCCCCATGACGACAATCCAACATGCAGCAGGTCCGGACCGTCGCGCATGGCCTGGAGGATGCAATGGGGAAGAAGACAAAGACGGCACGATTGCTGGCAGCGCCTGGCCTGCGCAGGGTGCTGTCGAGGGCGTTGCCCTGGGAAGGCGTGCTCATCCTCAACTACCACCGCGTCGGCGATGGCAGCCGGTCGATCCACGATCGCGACCTGTGGAGCGCGTCCAGCGACGCGTTCGACGCCCAGCTGTCGTTCCTCAAGGCCAACAGTGATGTCATCGCGCTGGACGAAATCGAGTCCGCCCTGGCACGGCGTGGCAGCCGCCACGTCGCCATTACCTTTGACGACGGCTATCTCGACAACTATGAACTCGCCTATCCACTGCTGCGCCAGCATCGGCTGCCCGCGGCGTTCTTCATCGCCACCGGCTTCATCGACGACCCCCGCCTGCCATGGTGGGACGAGATCGCCATGCTGGTCCGCACCACCACCGTTGAACAGCTGGACCTGGGCGAATGGGTAGCCGGCCCCCTGCTGCTGGAAGGCGGCCGGCGGGCCGAGGTAATCCGCACCCTGCTGGGTGCCTATAAAGCACTGCCGGGGGACGAGGCGGCGAAATTGCTTGGCAGCCTGCGCGAGCAGGCGCGGTGCGGTTCCAACAGCGCACCCGCCACGAAGCACTGGATGGACTGGACCATGATCCGCGACATGGCCGCCAACGGCATGACCATCGGCGGGCATACCGTCCATCATCCGGTTCTGTCCAGGCGCTCGCTGGCGCAGCAGCGCGCCGAGATCTCGGGCTGCGCGGCGCGGCTGCGCGCGGAACTGGGCCAGGCGATGGACTACTTCGCCTATCCCGTGGGCAGCCCGGATGCGTTCGATGAGCGCACCCGCCAGTGCCTGCAGGATGCCGGCGTGCGCCTCGCGTTCTCCTACTACGGCGGCATCGCCACTCGACAATCGGCGCGCTACGACATCCCCCGCGTCGCTGTCGCGGCACGGATGGAAAACCACCTGTTCCGGGCGATGGCGGCGCTTCCGCAGTTTTTCTGCCGCAGGAGCGAGCACCTCGTCGAAAGCACGGAACCATCGCTATGACCGGCGATACCGACTTCCTGAAGCTGTACCGGCAGTTGGGAGTGCACCCTGGATGCAGCTTGCAGACCTTCAAGCAGGCCTACCGACGCCGGGTGCGGGAACTGCATCCCGACCGGATCCCAACCGTCCGGGATAGTTCGGAGAGACTCAAGGAATTGAACCTGGACTACGCGGCGGCGCTCGCCTTCCACCGGCGCCATGACCGGCTCCCCGGGACGGCTCCCGACTCGAGAGCGCGTTTCTCCCGGCCACCGCCAGCTCCTGAGCGGACGCTACCGGCGCGGACGCTACCCACCCGCCGGCACCCGTCGCCCGCACTTCCCTACGAGCCTCCAAACCGCTGGCTGCTGCTCGTCTTCAGCCTGGTGGCGATCATCCCGCTGTGCACCCTGCTCCCCAGCCATGGGATAGACGCGACCGGGACACCGGACGATGCGTCCACCGCTTCAGGCGCCCCGACGGAAATCGCCCCGGTCGTCGTCGAACTGGGCATGGACGCGGCCAGCGTTGCCGCGTTGCTGGGTGCGCCGGAGATCAACGCCGACAATGAAGAACACTGGTTTTACGGCCCATCGTGGATCCGTTTCGAGTGCGGCGAGGTGGTGGAATGGCACAGCTCGGTGCTGCGGCCGCTGCCGGTGGCCGATCCGGGTACGGCATCCCACGCCCGCGCCCACAAGCCCGCGCGTCGGACGAAGCGATGCACGGCCAGGCCCCGGCGGACGTCGCGGGTCCATCCTGCCGACCGGATCTTCGCGCCCGGCTTCGGCCTCGCCTGACCATGTGCGGCATTGCAGGCTATCTGGGTCAACCGCTGGGGGCCGGGCACGATCGCGCGACCCTTGAGGCGATGATCCGCACCCTGCGCCACCGCGGGCCGGACGGATTCGGCTTCCATGTGGACGCCGGCATCGGCCTGGCACACGCGCGGCTGTCGATCATTGACATCGCGACCGGCGCGCAACCGATCCGCAATCGCCGGGGCACGGTCTGGACCGTCTTCAACGGCGAGATCTTCAACTACCTCGAGCTGCGTGCGGCACTGGAAGCGAAGGGCCATCGCTTCTACACGCGCTCCGATACCGAAGTGATCGTGCATCTCTACGACCGCTACGGCGATGACTTCGTCCAGCACCTCAACGGCCAGTTCGCCATCGCGCTGTGGGACGCCACGCGGCAGCGACTGGTCCTGGCCCGGGACCGCTTCGGCATCCGGCCGCTCTACTACACCCGCGCCCGCAACGCGCTGTGGTTCGCCTCCGAAATGAAGGCCCTGTTCGCCGTCGTGCCCGAGCAAGCGCAGCTGTCGCCGCGCGGCCTGATCCAGACCTTCAGCTATTGGGCACCGCTGGATCCGGACACCGCCTACGAAGAGGTTTACAGCCTGCCGCCCGGCCATCTGATGACCGTTGAGATCGATGGCCGCAGCACGTTCCGGCGCTACTGGGACTGGGATTTCCCCGACGCCGCGCAAGCCGCGCAGACGCCCGAATGGCGCAACATCGATGAGGCCGCCGCCGAACTGCGCGAGCGCCTGATCGAAGCCATCCGACTGCAGTTGCGCGCCGACGTGCCGGTGGGCGCCTACCTCAGCGGCGGCCTGGACTCCTCCGGCATCGTCGCCCTGATCCGCAGCTTCACTGACAATCCGGTGCGCACCTTCTCCGTGGCCTTCGACCAGCCCGAATTCGACGAAAGCGCCCATCAACAGGCAATGGTGCGCCACCTCGGCACCGAGCACAGCACGCTGAAAGTGGGCGCGGCGGACATCGGCGCGGCATTCCCGTGCTTTGTCGCCCACACCGAGACCCCGGTCCTGCGTACCGCCGGCGTGCCGCTGATGCTGCTCGCCAAAATGGTTCGCGAGCACGGCACCAAGGTCGTGCTTACCGGCGAAGGCGCCGATGAGGTCTTCGGCGGCTACGACCTGTTCAAGGAAGCCAAGGTGCGCCGGTTCTGGGCCCGCCAGCCGGAGTCCACATTGCGGCCCAGGCTGCTGGGTCGCCTGTACGGCTATCTGGAAAACTCCCCCGCCGCCAATCCGGCGCTGGCAGCGGCGTTCTTCGGCCAGGGACTGCAGCACATCGATCGCGCCGTGTTTGCCCATGCTCCGCGATGGACCACCTCGCAGCGGGCGCTGTCATTCCTGTCGCCCGAGCTGCGCGCCACTGCCGCGGACTGGGACGCCTTCGCCTTCGCCGAATCGCGCCTGCCGGAAAACATCATGGCCTGGGCCCCCCTGGCCCGCGACCAGTACGTGGAAGCCAAGACCCTGCTCGCCGGCTACCTCCTGTCCAGCCAGGGCGACCGCGCGGCCACGGCCCATTCGATCGAAGGCCGCTTCCCTTACCTGGACCACACCGTGGTCGAGTTCGTCAACCGCCTGCCGCCGGCGTGGAAGATCCAGGGACTCACCGAGAAGGCGATCCTGCGCAAGGCGCTGGGTGACCTGCTCCCCGCCGATATCGCCTCGCGCACCAAGCAGCCGTACCGCGCGCCCGACAGCCAGAGCTTCTTCGTCAACGGCCAGCCGCTGGACTACGTGGAAGCGCTGTTTGACCCGGCCCACCTGCGGGCGACCGGACTGTTCGATACCTCGGCAGTGTCGCGGCTGTTTGCCAAGGCGCGCGCAGGCAAGGTCACCGGCTTTGCCGACAACCAGGCCTTCGTCGGCATCCTGTCGACTTTGCTGCTGTCGCAACGTCGCTCGGGCGCGTCAGATCCATTCCCGCAAGAGCACGTCGGCGACTACGGTCCAGTTCCGCAGACGGTATAAGGCGGCGCCTCCAGAGCGCCATCGGACCGTCAAAAAACACGAGCCGGCCCCCGGTGGCCCTCGCCAGCGCTACCGCCCGCTACTCGACCTCGGACGCCACGACGCGACCTTCGGCCTCCGCCTGCAACACGCTGCGGCGGATCTTGCCGGTGCCCGTCTTCGGCAGCGCGTCGCGGAACTCGACCTCGCGCGGCACCATGAACTCCTCCAGATGGGCCCGGCAGTGGCCGATGACCGCCCGCGCATCCATGTCAGGCTGGTCCGTGACCACGATCGCCTTCAACGACTGGCCGAGCATCCCGTCGGGCACGCCGACCAGCGCGGCCTCGCGGATGCCCGGCATCGCGTAGAGCACGTTCTCCACTTCCTTGGGGCTGACCTTCTCGCCGCGCGACTTCAGAATCTCGTCCTTGCGACCGACGAAGTAAAGGAACCCCTCGTCATCCATCCGGAACAGGTCACCCGTGTGCAGCACTTTCTCCCACGGGTAGCGGCCGAGCCTGAGTACTCTGGCCGTCGCCTCCTCGTTGTCCCAGTAGCCCTGCATCACGTGGCCGCCGCGCACCATCAGTTCCCCGACCACGCCGGGCGGCACGGCGTTGCCGCGGTCGTCGGCGACCCACGCCTGCGTGCCCGGGATCGCGATACCCACGCTGTCGGGACGGATGGCCAGTTGCTCCGGTGGCAGCCAGGTGCAGCGCTTGGACTCGGTCATGCCGTACATCGAGTAGATGCGCGCCTGCGGGAATACATGCTGCAGCTGGAGGATATGGGACGGGGGGAGCGCTGCAGCCGTGTTCGTCAGGAAACGTACGCTGCGCGCCCATTCGGGATTGAAGTTGCGCAGCTGCACGATCAGCGCCGCCATGGTCGGCACCAGCGGAAAGCCGGTCACTTCCCGCGACGCGAGCAGCGGCAGCACCTTTTGCGGAAACGCGAAGGACTTTTCCAGCACCAGCGTCGCGCCCATCTTCACGCACATCAGCAGCTGGTACAGGCCGTAGTCGAACGACAGCGGCAGCACGCTCAGGACCACGTCGTCGCTGCGCGCCTGCAGGTAGGTGGTGATGGACGTCGCCGCATGCTCGATGTTGGCGTGCGTCATCATCACCCCCTTGGGGCGGCCAGTGGAGCCGGAGGTATAGACCAGCATCGCCAGGTCGATGTCGATCCCAACCGGCGCGAGGGCACGGTCCGGCGCGGATGCCAGAAAATCCTCGTAGTCCACCGCGTCAGCGGGGAGCACCGCCGCAGGGTCGC
The genomic region above belongs to Lysobacter avium and contains:
- the asnB gene encoding asparagine synthase (glutamine-hydrolyzing), producing the protein MCGIAGYLGQPLGAGHDRATLEAMIRTLRHRGPDGFGFHVDAGIGLAHARLSIIDIATGAQPIRNRRGTVWTVFNGEIFNYLELRAALEAKGHRFYTRSDTEVIVHLYDRYGDDFVQHLNGQFAIALWDATRQRLVLARDRFGIRPLYYTRARNALWFASEMKALFAVVPEQAQLSPRGLIQTFSYWAPLDPDTAYEEVYSLPPGHLMTVEIDGRSTFRRYWDWDFPDAAQAAQTPEWRNIDEAAAELRERLIEAIRLQLRADVPVGAYLSGGLDSSGIVALIRSFTDNPVRTFSVAFDQPEFDESAHQQAMVRHLGTEHSTLKVGAADIGAAFPCFVAHTETPVLRTAGVPLMLLAKMVREHGTKVVLTGEGADEVFGGYDLFKEAKVRRFWARQPESTLRPRLLGRLYGYLENSPAANPALAAAFFGQGLQHIDRAVFAHAPRWTTSQRALSFLSPELRATAADWDAFAFAESRLPENIMAWAPLARDQYVEAKTLLAGYLLSSQGDRAATAHSIEGRFPYLDHTVVEFVNRLPPAWKIQGLTEKAILRKALGDLLPADIASRTKQPYRAPDSQSFFVNGQPLDYVEALFDPAHLRATGLFDTSAVSRLFAKARAGKVTGFADNQAFVGILSTLLLSQRRSGASDPFPQEHVGDYGPVPQTV
- a CDS encoding class I adenylate-forming enzyme family protein produces the protein MSRYEVHLADAARRHPGKTAIICGEREISYSELDRAADRFAGALARDAALVDGERCVVFMDNRIEVAVGVFGTLKAGGVFCVINPTTKADKLAFVLANCAASVLVTQASLVRVALEAAHQAPSVRKVVVVSDPAAVLPADAVDYEDFLASAPDRALAPVGIDIDLAMLVYTSGSTGRPKGVMMTHANIEHAATSITTYLQARSDDVVLSVLPLSFDYGLYQLLMCVKMGATLVLEKSFAFPQKVLPLLASREVTGFPLVPTMAALIVQLRNFNPEWARSVRFLTNTAAALPPSHILQLQHVFPQARIYSMYGMTESKRCTWLPPEQLAIRPDSVGIAIPGTQAWVADDRGNAVPPGVVGELMVRGGHVMQGYWDNEEATARVLRLGRYPWEKVLHTGDLFRMDDEGFLYFVGRKDEILKSRGEKVSPKEVENVLYAMPGIREAALVGVPDGMLGQSLKAIVVTDQPDMDARAVIGHCRAHLEEFMVPREVEFRDALPKTGTGKIRRSVLQAEAEGRVVASEVE
- a CDS encoding right-handed parallel beta-helix repeat-containing protein, with translation MLTGLACLAGLLAQPAAAAEWFVSTSGSDTTGDGRLQSPFRTIKHLLAQNEGIARAGDTIVLRGPAGENTYEECDVRLRVPLTLQSYPGERAHVHCDIHTPDSVAIQIDPAASGSTLRNLEISGGAVYGVMMQTNWSQGDVTGNTGASNILLEDLLIRDTGRDGIKITPQSNNVTVRRTEIRNTGAIYPPGTPTEDMNADGIDNVNGSSMLVEDSWIHDIATTGLYFKGGAADVVIQRNRIENTGVAGILVGFDTSPEYFDIGRNPRYYESVRGIVRNNVVRNTAYAGIGLYASKDALVANNTIIDAGRTGHAALYFGISFQDWGSHAGRPPSVNPRLLNNLVRMQGGTCIEIRQSEELGGLQGLDGSPGSNWNGFEDAGCRFVDNRAGTGFLPAAAGSLAQWRKATGSDTDSVQAVFPLDDDGKPLAESPAVGAGTIVADIGDDIEGVKRTPPYSIGAFQSVAPAAAGVVPMTLLPGGARRATAAGSALLAMAPFSEVLPTRQRRWLSMAPWLATLALMLAAITYGALLIRKRNVTGWLWAYLRQDWREPVAAGTTRHLLFCFVDHFEPGWQSPGLAVERARVARWSRDLPTLCAGHRDADGRPPVHTFFYPEEEYRPEHIDALVDLCRQGLGEIEIHLHHDNETEAGLRGTLSGFTELLARRHDALPRDPFSGQPRWAFIHGNWALDNSHPSGRHCGVSNELVILREQGCYADFTLPAAPDPCQTRTINSIYYATGDPARSKSHDTGVRVRTGGVGEGDLMIIQGPLGLRWKDRKFGIFPRIENADVRAGAPPTRERIDGWVKTGIHVAGRPEWIIVKVHTHGAEEVDMDTLLGSAMDEAYAYMESRYNDGEHWKLHYVSARETYNIIKAAECGLSGDPGGYRDFDIPRPAYGVHHVQEARTPVDAAGTEECNAFAS
- a CDS encoding J domain-containing protein, with the translated sequence MTGDTDFLKLYRQLGVHPGCSLQTFKQAYRRRVRELHPDRIPTVRDSSERLKELNLDYAAALAFHRRHDRLPGTAPDSRARFSRPPPAPERTLPARTLPTRRHPSPALPYEPPNRWLLLVFSLVAIIPLCTLLPSHGIDATGTPDDASTASGAPTEIAPVVVELGMDAASVAALLGAPEINADNEEHWFYGPSWIRFECGEVVEWHSSVLRPLPVADPGTASHARAHKPARRTKRCTARPRRTSRVHPADRIFAPGFGLA
- a CDS encoding polysaccharide deacetylase family protein, whose protein sequence is MGKKTKTARLLAAPGLRRVLSRALPWEGVLILNYHRVGDGSRSIHDRDLWSASSDAFDAQLSFLKANSDVIALDEIESALARRGSRHVAITFDDGYLDNYELAYPLLRQHRLPAAFFIATGFIDDPRLPWWDEIAMLVRTTTVEQLDLGEWVAGPLLLEGGRRAEVIRTLLGAYKALPGDEAAKLLGSLREQARCGSNSAPATKHWMDWTMIRDMAANGMTIGGHTVHHPVLSRRSLAQQRAEISGCAARLRAELGQAMDYFAYPVGSPDAFDERTRQCLQDAGVRLAFSYYGGIATRQSARYDIPRVAVAARMENHLFRAMAALPQFFCRRSEHLVESTEPSL